The nucleotide sequence TATATTTCCTCCTCTAAAATGAATTTGGAAATACTGACGTTTGTCCGTGAATCCTTGTGCAGGCAAACAATGAATCATTTGTAGTTCGAACACTGGACAGAAAAACGCTATGGGAGATGCAGACCCCTCAGGTAAAAATTGTAAACAATAATATACTGTACTTCAATTGTATGGTTAAGAATTGGGTAGTAGTTAATTGTTTTGATTGTTATCCATTTTTACAGATAATCAAGCCCGAGTTACTAAAGAAAGGATTTGAGCTTGTAAATAGGTAGTTTTTCATTCTTGTGCTTTATATAGTTAGTTAGTACTTGCAAACATCAGGATATGTTTGGTATGGGAGTACAATAGGGGTAAAACTTGCTTAATGAAATGcaattgtaaaattagtaaattaTAGGAGAAGATTCATGAAATTCTACCCCATATCTATACCCAAACCAAATACACCCTAAAATGTACAGTTATtaagaaaggaaaaggaaaatatACTGTCATCCTATAACATGGTTTGGTAGTTGATAAGAATCATGGCTGTATAGAATAGAATCTTCTAACTGGTATGATTGTGCACCACGCCACCTTGTCTACAGGGAAGGTCTTGAGGTAACAGATGATGTATCCATTGTAGAACACTTGAAACATCCTGTTTATATCACTCAAGGATCTTATACCAATATCAAGGTAGGCATTCAGTCAAACTTGTCTCATAATTTTACGACGTTGTTAGCATTGAAGAATGAACTACAAAATGCATGAACTAATATGCAATTGGGAACTGTTGTTTTACAGGTGACAACGCCTGACGATTTGATATTAGCTGAGAGAATATTGAATTTACACTCTGTAGAAAAGTCCTCTTAAAAAGTTTTTGCCATTTGAGGAAAAATCATTCTCAAATGTATGTTTGCTGAATTAGAATGCTTTTGGTCCTCCTGCAAGCAAAGAGAAATGTTGAACCGGCTTTGATTAGGCAAATTCTTTTTTAATCTGATACCAACTTCATCGTCACCCAATTAATAAAGCACTCATGAGGGCATGACTCATGATCCAAAATGCAAACGATTaaagtttatttgtttatttatatttttatcttcCAATAAATTGCTTGATTAAATAAAATCAATTTCCCAAGTTTTAGAAGCTTTTCATTACAAGAGGATGATAATTAACCTTTCTCTAACTGTTAGTGTAGTTGTTGTATTATGACTTGGGATATCAATATTCATATATCATTTCATTCTTAGCTAAGTGGGAATACCACTGTACTAGCTTCCTAGTTCCTATTACTCTACACAATAAATTAGGCACCAGTGATGGTGACAGCTTGACAAAAGTCTTGTATACCCTCATTGGCTTCATATCTGTGTCTATCTAGTGAGATTGAAAATTAAGCATGTGATTTGGATACCCTCCTCTCTAACTTTATTACTAATAGTATGGTATCCTACCAATAACGATGATGGTTAGTGAGTTTAATTTCGACATTGGAAACATGGAGGAGTTGCAATTGGCATGTAGCATTTATTTTAACTGAATTAATTGTTTTACAATGGCAGATCAGATCAGATTCACATACCGGGTAGAAATGGAAGTGGTTGGTTCGTATTTGCCATATAGTCCTTCAACAGTGAATAACAATAGATGCCAGAATTTCGTGCTTATTATACATGTGAGTATAAAATCAATGAGCAAGGTTAAATTTCTTTGTTGCTAGCCTTGAAGTTGTTTATATTTGTAACAATACCTGCAAGGATCATTACACTTAAGTCTCTTAGAATGTCAGGGAAGCAGGGATTCAACTCTAAATTACTTGGTCCAATAGGCCATTGACATTTAGTATTGATGCAAGTCAAAAGCTAAAATCCTTAGGTAAAGTGGGGTCTTATGATATCATCAAACTTGTTCAAAGGTACAATCATATCAGCTGAATAGaactaataagtaataaccaCTAACGTAAGAGTATTTTAAATAATGCTGGAAAAAAGTTTAAATCATCTCTCAAAACTTTGTTTCTTATATTTTGTGTATTAGACTTTATAGAGGGAAAAGTAATTTATGAAAGGCAGAacattgaaaggaaaaaaaaaagaaacaactatATAGTGAATTGACATTTGGATTAGAATGCATGGAAGCACCTTGAATCCAAGTAGAGTGCTATATGCTACTATAATTATTAATTGGTTATTGGTGGTTGTGACATCCTTGCCAAGCCAAAACAATTTCATCAAGGAAAGGCTTAAGATGGTGCTCCAAGAATGTGGTGTATTCCAATGAGTCCCCAAGTACCTTGTTGATCTCAACAACATGAAAGGAATCTGTAACTTGGAAAATCTCTGTATCTATGCTGAGTTGGCTGGTTCCCTTTGTATTTCTTTTTTCCAACCTAACAACTCCATTATTCCTCATCACCTTAAAACTATTATCCATCTGTCCTATCTCCTCCAGCTTTGATGCAATCACTGCTGGTGGCATTCTTGTTATAAACATTGCATGTTGTCTCTGACTGTTATCTTTCTCAAACAAGCCAGAGAGATCAAACCCTGAGGAAAGTGCTATGATATCAAACGCATTGAAGCGATACAGCTTCATGGGAACTactacttcttcatcttcttctcctgAGTAGGAGAAGGACGAGGAGGAGGAGTAGGTAAATGCAAATGCAGCCTCAACATCGGAGATACAGTCATCACCACCCCATCTTGGGGACAAAGGTGGGAGATGGGATAATGCATTGTGCTCATACCCCTTTTGGAACCATCTACTCTCCATAATTCTGGGAATAGTAACTCTGGTTATTGGATTAGGATCAAGAATCCTGTAGAGAAGCCTTTTAGCATCAACAGGGAACCATTGAGGGCACTTGAAATCTGCTTTGGCAATCTTTCTATACATTTCAATGAGATTCTTATCCCGGAAAGGAAGATATCCAGCCAACAGAACATAAAGAATCACGCCACAAGACCAAATATCTGCCTTGGCTCCGTCGTAGCCTTTCTTCCTAATCACCTCTGGAGCCACATAGGCCGGAGTTCCACAAGTTGTGTGAAGAAGGCCGTCACTCTTTCTGCTCTCCGTCAAGGCGCTCAAGCCGA is from Arachis ipaensis cultivar K30076 chromosome B01, Araip1.1, whole genome shotgun sequence and encodes:
- the LOC107612713 gene encoding CBL-interacting serine/threonine-protein kinase 20-like, yielding MEDRGGTILMKRYEVGRMLGQGNFAKVYHARNLKTGQSVAIKVLNKDMVMKFGMAEQIKREISVMRLVRHPNIVHLYEVMASKTKIYFVMEYVKGGELFDKVSLGRLKEDLARKYFQQLMDAIDLCHSRGVYHRDLKPENLLLDENGNLKVTDFGLSALTESRKSDGLLHTTCGTPAYVAPEVIRKKGYDGAKADIWSCGVILYVLLAGYLPFRDKNLIEMYRKIAKADFKCPQWFPVDAKRLLYRILDPNPITRVTIPRIMESRWFQKGYEHNALSHLPPLSPRWGGDDCISDVEAAFAFTYSSSSSFSYSGEEDEEVVVPMKLYRFNAFDIIALSSGFDLSGLFEKDNSQRQHAMFITRMPPAVIASKLEEIGQMDNSFKVMRNNGVVRLEKRNTKGTSQLSIDTEIFQVTDSFHVVEINKVLGDSLEYTTFLEHHLKPFLDEIVLAWQGCHNHQ